A genome region from Gigantopelta aegis isolate Gae_Host chromosome 3, Gae_host_genome, whole genome shotgun sequence includes the following:
- the LOC121368758 gene encoding matrix metalloproteinase-16-like, protein MAAILEIHEFHHNVSWTRGPYQKLKTKAMDKHYPLLNNRMIQKQDDGKQTKLSEGGENGGIFGDWFGQNIRGLLNLNPVFLVPIAVDYRSEKAVEYLKFYGYLPKDSKTSDKSLGKALKVFQQWAHVNETGELDNATWTMMHEERCGMPDIITVSPRRRRYALHETHWNKRLISYCLKSYPDELSFPKDDVHRTLDKAFKVWASVSSLSFQRFKKCPADIVIEFQEGEHGDGVPFDGRGGTLAHAYFPGNDGRGIHGDIHFDDAELWTMAKHRRGFENLFCTAVHEIGHSLGLRHTRKKGAVMWPWAQSCKDGPLSHDDISGIQALYGPPKRYSVPTTFDRRPFRPSTQLRVEPTSVLSTYDDSATDTIPAVHPRDVPTTPPTEQTTVSSDQADPCDGIIDAITVAADGNTYGFRGKHLWEKGRA, encoded by the exons atggcggccatcttggaaattCACGAGTTCCACCACAATGTGTCTTGGACACGTGGTCCCTATCAAAAGTTAAAAACTAAGGCAATGGACAAACATTATCCACTTTTAAATAACAGAATGATACAAAAGCAAGACGATG GGAAACAAACGAAGCTTTCCGAAGGCGGAGAAAATGGTGGAATCTTTGGAGATTGGTTTGGTCAAAATATCAGAGGTCTTTTGAATCTGAATCCAGTTTTCCTCGTACCTATCGCTGTGGATTATCGCTCCGAGAAAGCTGTA GAATATCTCAAGTTCTACGGGTATTTACCAAAAGATTCCAAGACATCTGACAAGTCGCTTGGCAAAGCCCTCAAAGTGTTTCAGCAATGGGCCCACGTGAACGAAACTG GTGAACTGGACAACGCAACATGGACCATGATGCACGAGGAAAGATGTGGCATGCCGGATATCATCACAGTCTCGCCTAGACGACGTCGATACGCATTGCATG AAACTCACTGGAATAAAAGACTGATATCCTATTGTCTCAAGTCTTACCCCGACGAGTTGAGCTTTCCTAAAGATGACGTGCACAGGACTCTTGACAAGGCATTCAAG GTATGGGCATCCGTGAGTTCGCTATCTTTTCAACGTTTCAAAAAATGTCCGGCCGATATCGTCATAGAGTTTCAGGAAGGGGAACATGGCGACGGCGTGCCCTTTGACGGACGCGGAGGCACCCTTGCTCATGCGTATTTCCCAGGAAATGATGGAAGAGGTATCCATGGAGACATACACTTTGATGATGCCGAGTTGTGGACAATGGCAAAGCACAGACGTGGTT ttgaaAACCTGTTTTGTACTGCAGTTCATGAAATAGGTCACAGCCTCGGTTTGAGACACACTAGGAAAAAGGGTGCAGTCATGTGGCCATGGGCTCAGTCTTGTAAAGATGGCCCTCTTAGTCACGATGACATCAGTGGAATACAGGCCTTATATg GGCCGCCTAAACGCTATTCAGTGCCAACTACATTTGATAGGAGACCTTTTCGACCATCGACTCAACTGAGAGTCGAACCGACGTCTGTTCTGTCGACCTACGACGACAGTGCGACCGATACCATCCCTGCTGTACATCCAAGAGACGTCCCCACGACTCCACCAACAGAACAGACGACAGTGTCTTCAGACCAGGCAGATCCTTGTGATGGAATAATTGATGCCATCACAGTGGCCGCTGATGGAAATACTTATGGTTTTAGAGGCAAGCATTTGTGGGAAAAGGGGcgggcgtag